The following proteins are co-located in the Leptospira selangorensis genome:
- the cysS gene encoding cysteine--tRNA ligase translates to MKEIRFHNSLSGNKEVFRPEFPDRVRVYSCGPTVYNFAHLGNLRAFLFVDLLRRALIAFGYKPDMTMNITDIDDKIIRESLAQGKGIREFTEPWVKAFQEDLESLNIQKLEHYPRATDSIPSMVEIIKHLQNQGLVYEKDGSLYYSISKFKNYGKLSKIDVSGMKTGTRYDTDEYEKDDVRDFVLWKFPKQDGEPAWETEIGSGRPGWHLECSAMVRDVYGSGVDIHTGGVDLTFPHHENEIAQSEGAYPEESFVKYWLHSEHLLVNGEKMAKSKGNFFTLRDLVKEGAEPRNIRFLLLSAHYRSKLNFTKERLEEASQSVSKIQNCINRLLEELSKSGKIFQAQENVAPGTWDEFLESLADDLNISKFLASVFELVKDSNQYLDQNSPNENEIWKRLELFYKIDSILGILNFERKVEVLDSEIDELVRQRQEARKNKNFAESDRLRDKLNELGIIIEDTKEGLRWKRK, encoded by the coding sequence ATGAAAGAAATCCGTTTTCATAATTCTCTTAGCGGAAACAAAGAAGTATTTCGTCCGGAGTTTCCAGATAGAGTCAGAGTATATTCCTGCGGACCTACAGTTTATAACTTCGCTCATTTAGGGAATTTACGTGCATTCTTATTCGTAGACCTTCTAAGAAGGGCCTTAATCGCATTCGGTTATAAACCGGATATGACAATGAATATCACCGATATCGATGATAAGATCATCCGCGAATCTTTAGCGCAAGGTAAAGGGATCAGAGAATTTACCGAACCTTGGGTAAAAGCATTCCAAGAAGATTTAGAATCTTTGAATATTCAAAAACTAGAACATTATCCTAGGGCAACTGACTCCATTCCTTCTATGGTGGAGATCATAAAACATCTTCAAAACCAGGGATTAGTCTACGAAAAAGACGGAAGTTTGTATTATTCTATCTCTAAATTCAAAAATTACGGAAAACTTTCCAAAATTGATGTAAGCGGGATGAAAACAGGTACTCGTTACGATACGGACGAATACGAGAAGGACGATGTAAGGGATTTTGTTCTTTGGAAATTCCCGAAACAAGATGGAGAACCTGCTTGGGAAACTGAGATAGGGTCCGGAAGACCAGGCTGGCATTTGGAATGTTCCGCAATGGTACGCGACGTATATGGTTCCGGAGTGGATATACATACGGGAGGTGTGGACCTCACCTTCCCTCACCATGAAAATGAGATCGCTCAAAGTGAAGGAGCTTATCCGGAAGAATCCTTCGTAAAATATTGGTTACACTCCGAACATTTACTCGTGAACGGAGAAAAGATGGCCAAGTCCAAGGGAAACTTTTTCACCTTGAGGGACTTGGTAAAAGAAGGAGCAGAACCACGAAATATCCGGTTCCTTCTACTCTCTGCACATTATAGAAGCAAATTAAACTTCACAAAAGAAAGATTAGAAGAAGCTTCACAGTCCGTTTCTAAGATCCAAAACTGTATCAATCGATTATTAGAAGAATTATCCAAGTCGGGAAAAATATTCCAGGCTCAGGAAAATGTAGCACCAGGAACCTGGGATGAATTTTTAGAAAGTCTCGCAGATGATCTAAATATTTCTAAATTTCTGGCATCCGTTTTTGAATTGGTAAAAGATTCGAATCAATACTTAGACCAAAACTCTCCGAATGAAAATGAAATTTGGAAAAGATTGGAATTGTTCTATAAAATAGATTCTATTTTAGGGATCTTAAATTTCGAGAGAAAGGTAGAAGTTTTAGACTCCGAGATAGATGAACTCGTGAGACAAAGACAGGAAGCGCGCAAAAACAAAAACTTTGCGGAATCAGACAGACTCAGAGATAAATTGAACGAATTAGGGATCATAATAGAAGACACAAAAGAAGGTCTTCGCTGGAAAAGAAAATGA
- the asnS gene encoding asparagine--tRNA ligase encodes MSEVSTIDLNRLPEHVNQTVRIQGWVHGLRGSNARQFLSLRNSGKILQVLAEKEILGEDLFTEIKHLKQETSVEVIGKLVENEKSPIGFELVLSSFKKVGESDNYPITPKEHGIDFLLSQRHLWLRSSKQLAIIKVRSELSYQIRKYFHSNQFTLIDTPILTGSIGESAGTLFSTEYFDLGNAYLAQTGQLYLETAIFAHNKVYCYGPTFRAEKSKTRRHLTEFWMVEAETAFLTHAENLKLQEDFVKTVIRETVAACAPELKVLERDPAPLLDYISKPFALIDYKEALEYLQSQGEDITWGDDINSEREQMLCQKFGGPVFIQKYPREAKAFYMKVNPEDPRTVLNADLIAPDGVGEIIGGSEREESYENITKRIEEENLPVESYEWYLELRKYGSVPHSGFGLGTERLIAWICGLQHVRECIPYPRMMERLYP; translated from the coding sequence ATGTCCGAAGTTTCCACCATTGACCTAAATCGTTTGCCGGAACATGTAAACCAAACCGTACGTATCCAAGGTTGGGTTCACGGTTTGAGAGGATCTAACGCCAGACAATTTTTAAGTCTGAGAAATTCCGGAAAAATCCTACAGGTGCTTGCGGAGAAAGAAATTCTGGGAGAAGATCTATTCACCGAGATCAAACACCTAAAACAGGAAACTTCAGTCGAGGTAATCGGCAAATTAGTGGAGAATGAAAAATCTCCCATAGGATTCGAACTTGTACTTTCTTCTTTTAAGAAGGTAGGAGAATCGGACAATTATCCGATCACACCCAAAGAGCATGGGATAGACTTCTTACTTTCTCAAAGACATCTATGGTTACGCTCTAGTAAGCAGCTTGCTATTATAAAAGTAAGAAGTGAACTTTCTTATCAGATCAGAAAATATTTTCACAGCAATCAATTCACTTTAATTGATACTCCTATCTTAACCGGTTCCATAGGAGAATCTGCAGGAACATTATTTTCCACGGAATACTTTGATCTCGGGAATGCATATCTTGCTCAAACTGGACAATTATATTTAGAAACAGCAATATTCGCTCATAATAAAGTATATTGTTATGGGCCGACATTCAGAGCGGAGAAGAGTAAAACCAGAAGGCATTTAACAGAATTCTGGATGGTAGAAGCAGAAACCGCATTTTTAACACATGCAGAAAATCTAAAATTACAGGAAGACTTCGTAAAAACTGTGATCCGGGAGACTGTGGCAGCATGCGCTCCGGAACTAAAAGTTTTGGAAAGAGATCCTGCGCCGTTGTTGGACTATATCTCTAAACCATTTGCTCTTATCGATTATAAAGAAGCATTGGAATACCTTCAATCCCAAGGAGAAGATATCACTTGGGGAGATGATATCAATTCGGAAAGAGAACAGATGCTTTGCCAAAAATTCGGTGGGCCTGTTTTTATCCAAAAATATCCGAGAGAAGCAAAAGCATTTTATATGAAGGTCAACCCAGAGGATCCAAGAACAGTTCTTAACGCCGACTTGATCGCTCCGGACGGGGTGGGGGAGATCATTGGCGGTTCCGAAAGGGAAGAAAGTTACGAAAATATCACTAAAAGGATAGAGGAAGAAAACCTTCCTGTTGAATCTTATGAATGGTATCTGGAGCTCAGAAAATACGGTTCCGTTCCGCACTCAGGTTTCGGTCTTGGGACGGAAAGACTAATCGCCTGGATCTGCGGATTACAACATGTTCGAGAATGTATCCCTTACCCTCGTATGATGGAGAGATTGTATCCATAG
- a CDS encoding acetylxylan esterase encodes MAISFDECFQTYPPFSPPADLDDFWAESIRELKGFPVKNQTKALLKGTILKETIYDISFQSYGNATLTGSLVIPRKRGDLPVLVYFHDYAKDRPQIIKGLTEAGVAQLILDLRGHGTQLIRPVLKEGEIPDPDWTPGYYRKGLEAKESFFLKANYLDVIRTIEFLRLTDGIDGDKIILAGKGIGASMALFGAANSPRVKALILETPNFCHVDDTQLKLGTSWSKEVSEQIANAKSKKAQVKKNLSYFDSLNFSKKIKIPTLVSVGMEDKVSHPKSVFALFNHLVCDKRMQVYPTEGNEAGVAGDKQNLANLEFSKEILFPE; translated from the coding sequence ATGGCTATCAGTTTCGACGAGTGCTTCCAGACCTATCCTCCCTTCTCACCTCCAGCGGATTTGGACGATTTTTGGGCGGAGTCGATCCGAGAACTCAAAGGTTTTCCGGTTAAAAACCAAACCAAGGCCCTGCTCAAAGGGACCATTTTAAAAGAAACCATCTACGATATTTCTTTTCAATCTTATGGGAACGCAACACTTACCGGAAGTTTGGTGATCCCAAGAAAAAGAGGAGATCTTCCTGTCCTCGTATATTTCCACGATTATGCAAAAGACAGACCTCAAATTATTAAAGGTCTGACGGAAGCTGGAGTAGCACAACTCATCCTAGACCTAAGAGGTCATGGCACGCAACTCATCCGTCCGGTTCTGAAAGAAGGGGAAATTCCTGACCCTGATTGGACTCCTGGATATTATAGAAAAGGATTAGAGGCAAAAGAATCCTTCTTCTTAAAAGCAAATTACTTAGATGTAATCCGCACGATCGAATTTTTAAGACTTACTGATGGGATTGATGGAGATAAGATCATTCTGGCCGGAAAAGGGATCGGCGCCTCGATGGCATTATTCGGTGCCGCGAATTCTCCGAGAGTAAAAGCACTTATATTAGAAACTCCTAATTTTTGCCATGTAGACGATACCCAATTAAAACTAGGAACTAGCTGGTCCAAAGAAGTTTCGGAGCAGATCGCTAATGCAAAATCCAAAAAAGCTCAGGTAAAAAAGAATCTTTCTTATTTTGATAGTTTGAATTTTTCCAAAAAGATCAAGATCCCTACTCTGGTTTCAGTCGGAATGGAAGATAAGGTTTCTCATCCAAAATCCGTATTTGCATTATTCAATCATTTAGTCTGCGATAAAAGAATGCAGGTATATCCTACAGAAGGAAATGAAGCAGGTGTCGCAGGGGACAAACAGAATTTGGCCAATTTGGAATTCTCGAAAGAGATCCTGTTCCCTGAATGA
- the folD gene encoding bifunctional methylenetetrahydrofolate dehydrogenase/methenyltetrahydrofolate cyclohydrolase FolD, whose translation MTAILLDGKKLSQKIKDSIAEDIKTLTASGKKPPKLATILVGSDPASATYVNMKVKSCHAVGMISEKIELPETTTTQELLAVIDRLNADPDTHGILLQHPTPPQIDERAAFDRIDLKKDVDGVTTLSFGKLSMGVETYLPCTPYGMVLLLKEYGIDPAGKRAVVVGRSPILGKPMAMLLTEMNATVTLCHSRTQNLPEIVAQADIVVGAVGKPEFIKADWIKPGAVLLDAGYNAGNVGDIEISKAWEKSSHYTPVPGGVGPMTISVLLLQTLYSAKDHFTPPLK comes from the coding sequence ATGACTGCGATTTTACTGGATGGCAAAAAACTTTCCCAAAAGATAAAAGATTCTATCGCCGAAGATATCAAAACTCTTACGGCTTCCGGAAAAAAGCCCCCGAAACTCGCAACGATCCTGGTCGGAAGCGATCCTGCTTCTGCCACTTACGTAAATATGAAAGTTAAGTCCTGCCATGCGGTGGGAATGATCTCCGAAAAAATTGAACTTCCTGAAACTACCACCACCCAGGAATTACTTGCAGTCATTGATCGCCTGAATGCGGATCCGGATACTCACGGAATTCTTCTACAACATCCTACACCTCCTCAAATAGACGAAAGAGCTGCATTCGATCGGATCGATTTGAAGAAGGATGTGGACGGAGTTACTACATTGTCCTTCGGGAAATTGTCCATGGGAGTGGAAACCTATCTTCCTTGCACTCCGTACGGTATGGTTCTTCTTTTAAAAGAATACGGGATTGATCCCGCAGGAAAAAGAGCAGTGGTTGTAGGACGTTCTCCTATTTTGGGAAAACCTATGGCGATGCTTCTTACGGAAATGAACGCAACTGTTACACTCTGTCATTCCAGAACCCAAAACTTACCTGAGATCGTGGCCCAAGCGGATATCGTAGTGGGCGCCGTAGGAAAACCTGAATTTATTAAAGCGGACTGGATCAAACCCGGAGCAGTATTATTGGATGCCGGTTATAACGCTGGAAACGTGGGAGACATTGAAATTTCCAAAGCCTGGGAAAAATCCTCCCATTATACTCCTGTTCCGGGAGGTGTAGGACCTATGACAATTTCAGTCCTTCTTCTACAGACATTGTATTCCGCAAAAGATCACTTTACACCCCCGTTGAAATGA
- a CDS encoding alpha/beta fold hydrolase: MKRFLSFRILVLFFTLLSFWNCDYVQDRITPPDHKSVAEQIKDYIVSSYFAEQNHALYKFSTVFPDMAVGSLSPLYFQDPYFQRNNSKAKIVLIHGWDFAERQTDLPTDFNKKVANLLGTWNQGLAFITQTTDLPSGYGSTSVYDTFEIYVFTYRTSDYIEINGRRFIDSLNAAFTSSDKVVVVAHSMGGLVSRAAIQHPNNTKNVIDHIVSLGTPYYGSPYSSPQYTGNLSSIGTIIKFMTDTPGGQGLAYTNGLSAGVTAISPPITDGTNQAFNFFLESMIANTSKDSITTVYGGDMGSGNCSDNVHGTTYRAACAVITAGTPPFNNSDGIVPLASALLNGRAGTQHTVTNMDHSQMSFRNEGGTGTGLTAVKTHFNNVFAEVFTIISSIP; this comes from the coding sequence ATGAAAAGATTTTTATCTTTCCGAATTCTAGTTTTATTTTTTACACTTTTATCCTTTTGGAACTGTGATTATGTTCAAGACAGGATCACTCCTCCCGACCACAAATCAGTAGCAGAGCAAATCAAGGATTACATTGTTTCGAGTTATTTTGCAGAACAAAATCATGCCTTATATAAATTTTCCACCGTATTTCCGGATATGGCAGTAGGCAGCCTTTCCCCTCTATATTTCCAGGATCCATATTTTCAGCGGAATAATTCCAAAGCAAAAATCGTTCTCATTCACGGTTGGGACTTTGCAGAAAGACAAACAGATCTTCCTACCGATTTTAATAAGAAGGTAGCAAACCTACTTGGAACCTGGAACCAAGGACTTGCATTTATCACTCAGACCACAGATCTTCCAAGTGGTTACGGCTCTACAAGTGTATATGATACTTTCGAAATCTATGTTTTTACTTATAGGACCTCCGACTATATAGAAATAAATGGCAGAAGGTTTATAGATTCTTTAAATGCTGCTTTCACTTCTTCCGACAAGGTTGTAGTTGTGGCGCATTCCATGGGAGGGTTAGTTTCTAGAGCCGCAATCCAACATCCGAATAATACTAAGAATGTGATAGATCATATTGTAAGTTTAGGAACTCCATATTACGGATCTCCCTACTCTTCTCCCCAATATACCGGAAATTTGAGCTCCATCGGAACTATTATCAAGTTTATGACGGACACTCCTGGTGGACAAGGTCTTGCTTATACGAACGGGCTCAGTGCCGGTGTGACTGCCATTTCCCCGCCTATCACGGATGGAACCAACCAAGCATTTAATTTCTTTTTAGAAAGTATGATCGCAAATACTTCCAAGGATTCAATCACGACCGTATATGGTGGAGACATGGGTTCTGGAAATTGTAGCGACAATGTGCACGGTACTACCTATCGAGCTGCGTGTGCAGTGATTACTGCCGGCACACCACCTTTTAATAACTCCGACGGCATTGTTCCTTTAGCTTCTGCATTGTTGAACGGAAGGGCCGGAACACAACATACTGTTACCAATATGGACCATTCTCAGATGTCTTTTAGGAATGAAGGCGGAACAGGCACTGGACTCACCGCAGTGAAAACACATTTTAATAATGTGTTTGCCGAAGTTTTTACGATTATTAGTAGCATCCCGTAG
- the rlmB gene encoding 23S rRNA (guanosine(2251)-2'-O)-methyltransferase RlmB: MSRQDYIYGRRNIREILERHLEKGSELSFQEIWLTSGAKKELEEILSELGDKLLIKEASPSKLDKMAPGVNHQGVLALRIQLHQGDKKSFDSHLENCKGPILVLDRIQDPGNLGNILRTAECFGVETVLIPDRDSSGITPAVEKVASGALAYLNVFKVGNLAQILEKLQKRNFWVVSTSDKGTEDWSKIPAWEELVILMGNEGEGLKRILMEKSDFTVRIPLHGHISSLNVTVATGIVLDRLKNRPK; the protein is encoded by the coding sequence ATGAGCCGCCAGGATTATATCTACGGAAGAAGGAATATCCGAGAGATTCTGGAAAGACATCTCGAAAAAGGTTCAGAACTTTCCTTCCAAGAAATTTGGCTAACTTCCGGAGCCAAAAAAGAATTAGAAGAAATTTTATCCGAATTAGGAGACAAACTTCTGATCAAAGAAGCTTCTCCCAGTAAGTTAGACAAAATGGCTCCCGGTGTAAATCACCAGGGGGTGCTTGCACTTAGGATACAACTCCACCAAGGGGATAAAAAATCGTTCGATTCTCATCTGGAAAATTGTAAGGGTCCTATTCTTGTTTTGGATCGTATCCAAGATCCGGGTAACCTCGGAAATATTTTAAGAACAGCAGAATGTTTCGGAGTCGAAACAGTTCTCATTCCTGATAGAGATTCCTCAGGTATCACTCCTGCAGTGGAAAAAGTTGCCTCAGGTGCACTCGCATATCTAAATGTTTTTAAAGTCGGGAACCTCGCACAAATATTAGAAAAATTGCAAAAACGAAATTTCTGGGTAGTTTCCACTTCCGATAAAGGAACGGAAGATTGGTCCAAAATTCCCGCTTGGGAAGAATTAGTGATCCTGATGGGAAATGAGGGAGAAGGTCTAAAAAGGATCTTAATGGAAAAATCCGATTTTACAGTTCGTATTCCACTTCATGGTCATATCTCCTCACTAAATGTGACAGTTGCCACAGGGATTGTACTGGATCGTTTAAAAAACCGACCGAAGTAA
- the gatA gene encoding Asp-tRNA(Asn)/Glu-tRNA(Gln) amidotransferase subunit GatA, with the protein MKELWKLKYSDIKKGLNSGEFTPIELAQSLVSRIEAEDSKIKAFLSWEKESILKAAAESTERRKSGNPLSEFDGIPIGVKDNICIENTITSCASKILENYRSPFHATAIEKLLAKGFVLIPRANMDEFAMGSSTENSAYQVTKNPFDTARIPGGSSGGSAAAVAASFVPVALGSDTGGSVRQPASLCGIYGLKPTYGTVSRYGLVAYASSLDQIGPLSKDIDGIIDVYSVISGKDQRDATSKNIPAFDPSKVKELPWKGLKIGKMKITSEIEPDIAKAYESLLAELESKGAQLVDLDFSLLSNSIPIYYIIATAECSSNLSRFDGIRFGQRKDPSGKLEDLYVTTRSEGFGKEVQRRILLGTFSLSAGYYDAYYGRAQKARVLIKKEYEGYFSKVDLILQPTSPTTAFKVGEKTSDPIQMYKADILTTSVNLAGVPAMSVPIGTDSKGLPIGLQITAPALHEDKIFGFAKMISDWASKVELPETIK; encoded by the coding sequence ATGAAAGAACTTTGGAAATTAAAATATTCTGATATTAAAAAAGGTTTAAATTCGGGAGAATTTACTCCTATTGAATTAGCCCAATCTTTGGTCTCTCGTATAGAGGCAGAAGACTCTAAAATTAAGGCATTTCTTTCTTGGGAAAAAGAAAGTATCCTAAAGGCCGCCGCAGAAAGTACTGAAAGAAGAAAATCGGGCAACCCTCTCTCCGAGTTTGATGGAATTCCAATCGGAGTGAAGGATAATATCTGTATTGAAAATACGATTACTTCCTGCGCTTCTAAAATTTTAGAAAACTACCGTTCTCCATTTCATGCGACTGCTATCGAAAAACTTTTGGCAAAAGGTTTTGTTCTGATCCCAAGAGCGAATATGGATGAGTTTGCAATGGGTTCTTCTACTGAGAATTCAGCGTACCAGGTTACAAAAAATCCATTTGATACCGCAAGAATTCCTGGTGGATCTTCCGGAGGATCGGCTGCTGCGGTTGCTGCTTCTTTTGTACCTGTTGCATTAGGTTCTGATACTGGTGGATCCGTTAGACAACCTGCATCTCTATGTGGGATTTACGGTTTAAAACCTACTTATGGAACCGTTTCCAGATATGGGCTTGTGGCTTATGCATCAAGTTTGGATCAGATCGGTCCATTATCTAAGGATATAGACGGGATCATTGATGTGTATTCGGTGATCTCAGGAAAAGATCAAAGAGATGCTACTTCTAAAAATATTCCCGCATTCGATCCTTCTAAGGTAAAAGAACTTCCTTGGAAAGGATTGAAAATAGGTAAGATGAAGATCACTTCCGAAATAGAACCCGATATTGCGAAAGCATACGAGTCTCTTTTAGCGGAATTAGAATCCAAGGGTGCTCAACTTGTAGACCTGGATTTTTCACTTCTTTCCAATTCGATTCCGATTTATTATATTATCGCTACTGCAGAATGTTCTTCCAACCTTTCCAGATTTGATGGGATCCGTTTCGGACAAAGAAAAGATCCAAGCGGTAAACTGGAAGATCTATATGTAACAACTAGAAGTGAAGGTTTCGGGAAAGAAGTACAGCGAAGGATCCTACTCGGAACATTCTCCTTATCCGCTGGATACTACGACGCGTATTATGGAAGGGCACAGAAGGCTCGGGTTTTGATCAAAAAAGAATATGAAGGTTATTTTTCCAAAGTGGATCTGATCCTTCAGCCTACTTCTCCAACTACCGCGTTCAAGGTTGGAGAAAAAACTTCCGATCCGATCCAAATGTATAAAGCGGATATTCTTACTACTTCCGTGAACCTAGCTGGAGTTCCTGCAATGTCTGTTCCGATCGGAACGGATTCGAAAGGACTTCCGATCGGTTTACAGATCACGGCTCCTGCTTTACATGAAGATAAAATATTCGGTTTTGCTAAAATGATCTCCGACTGGGCTTCTAAAGTAGAATTGCCTGAAACGATCAAATGA
- the hisF gene encoding imidazole glycerol phosphate synthase subunit HisF, which yields MSELAARIIPCLDIKDGRVVKGVNFVNLVDAGDPVESAVVYEKNLADELCFLDITASSDKRDILIHLVEAVAERIFIPFTVGGGIRTLDDVKAVLEKGADKVSINTAAFQNPDLLRAAAEIYGSQCIVCAVDVKFHPDRQRYEVFLHGGRTETGRDALDWGKEAQERGAGEILLTSMDRDGTKKGFDIQLLKSFSSNLEIPIIASGGAGNPEHMVEAILRGKADAVLAASIFHFGEFTIQETKENMREMGIKVRL from the coding sequence ATGAGTGAGCTCGCCGCGAGAATTATTCCCTGCCTTGATATTAAAGACGGCAGGGTAGTTAAAGGAGTAAATTTCGTAAATCTTGTGGATGCGGGAGATCCCGTAGAGTCGGCAGTGGTTTACGAAAAAAACCTCGCGGATGAGTTATGTTTTTTGGACATCACAGCTTCCAGCGATAAAAGAGATATCCTTATACATTTGGTAGAAGCTGTTGCAGAAAGGATATTTATCCCTTTCACAGTAGGTGGAGGAATTCGCACCTTAGATGATGTGAAAGCTGTTTTGGAAAAGGGAGCAGATAAAGTTTCCATCAATACTGCCGCTTTCCAAAATCCGGACCTTCTTCGTGCCGCTGCTGAAATTTACGGCTCTCAATGTATCGTATGCGCAGTGGATGTAAAATTCCATCCTGACAGACAAAGATATGAAGTATTCCTCCACGGAGGAAGAACTGAAACAGGAAGAGACGCATTAGATTGGGGAAAAGAAGCCCAAGAAAGAGGAGCCGGAGAAATTTTACTTACTTCGATGGATCGCGACGGAACCAAAAAAGGTTTCGATATCCAACTTCTAAAATCATTTTCTTCTAATTTAGAAATTCCTATTATTGCAAGCGGTGGCGCAGGCAATCCTGAACATATGGTAGAAGCTATATTAAGGGGAAAAGCAGATGCAGTACTTGCTGCATCCATTTTTCATTTTGGAGAATTCACCATCCAAGAAACGAAAGAAAATATGAGAGAAATGGGGATTAAGGTTCGGCTCTAA
- a CDS encoding undecaprenyl-phosphate glucose phosphotransferase, whose translation MLKERSQTFKLLFVFLDLIFSLGSCVFAFLLRFYIGDPTGVDRSYIDLGSYFILGSVLSISQVIVFLFIDLYHPRRGLSFLDEFLAIFGGVFLNLLFVLSMLFFFRGDFGSERFSRSFILVFAGTNIFSIGLLHLLARQFLRYLRSKGYNLRRVLVIGTRETAARFADSVQRHQIYGYEIIGYVSSGNSKAIRKDMVLVGKTDKIEKVLSEIKPDLVVYALNNAEGDCLETVLDACDTEGIDLKVIPGFQEFIKAKGRVDEMDGLPVISIRNIPVRLGYNRVIKRSFDILFSLFFISLFSPVFLIIALLIKLTSRGPVFYHQERVGLDNKSFKMLKFRSMVVQTKSQSETTWTVQNDPRVTGIGKILRKTSLDEIPQFFNVLLGDMSVVGPRPERPHFVEKFKTDHRHYMRRHAVKAGITGLAQVQGLRGDTSIDDRIDADIYYIENWSLWLDIKIILLTPLKGVMDKNAY comes from the coding sequence ATGCTGAAAGAAAGAAGCCAAACTTTTAAATTATTATTCGTCTTCTTGGACCTGATCTTCTCATTGGGAAGTTGTGTATTCGCGTTCCTTCTTCGTTTTTATATAGGAGATCCTACAGGAGTAGATAGATCTTATATTGATCTAGGAAGTTATTTTATCCTTGGTTCTGTTCTTTCCATTTCGCAAGTAATCGTTTTCTTATTCATAGATCTGTATCATCCAAGAAGAGGGTTATCTTTCTTGGATGAGTTCCTTGCGATTTTCGGAGGAGTATTCTTAAATTTACTCTTCGTATTGTCCATGTTATTCTTCTTTCGAGGCGATTTCGGAAGCGAAAGATTTTCTCGTTCCTTCATTTTAGTTTTTGCAGGGACAAATATTTTTTCTATCGGGCTTCTTCATCTTCTTGCCCGCCAATTTTTAAGATATCTCAGAAGTAAGGGATACAATTTACGTAGAGTACTTGTGATCGGAACAAGAGAAACAGCGGCTCGTTTTGCAGATTCTGTTCAAAGACATCAAATCTACGGATACGAAATTATCGGCTATGTAAGCTCGGGAAATTCTAAGGCAATCCGTAAAGACATGGTACTTGTCGGAAAGACTGATAAGATTGAAAAAGTTTTATCCGAGATCAAACCTGACCTGGTTGTTTATGCTTTGAATAATGCGGAAGGTGATTGTCTGGAAACCGTTTTGGATGCATGTGATACGGAAGGTATCGACTTAAAAGTAATTCCCGGTTTTCAAGAATTCATTAAGGCGAAAGGAAGAGTGGATGAGATGGATGGCCTTCCAGTCATTTCTATCCGAAACATTCCTGTTCGTCTAGGTTATAACAGAGTTATCAAAAGAAGTTTTGATATTTTATTTTCTCTTTTCTTTATCAGTCTTTTTTCCCCCGTATTTTTGATCATTGCACTTCTCATCAAATTAACTTCCAGAGGGCCTGTGTTCTATCATCAGGAAAGAGTGGGTCTGGATAATAAAAGTTTCAAGATGCTCAAATTCAGAAGTATGGTTGTCCAAACTAAATCCCAGTCGGAGACCACCTGGACAGTCCAAAATGATCCAAGAGTGACCGGGATTGGTAAGATCTTGCGTAAGACCTCCCTTGACGAAATACCTCAGTTTTTTAATGTGCTTTTAGGAGATATGTCCGTGGTGGGTCCAAGGCCCGAAAGACCTCATTTTGTCGAAAAATTCAAAACGGATCATAGACATTATATGAGAAGGCATGCGGTCAAGGCTGGGATTACCGGTCTTGCACAGGTCCAGGGTCTGAGAGGGGACACTTCTATCGATGATAGGATAGATGCGGATATCTACTATATAGAAAACTGGTCTCTTTGGTTGGATATTAAAATCATCCTGCTTACACCTTTAAAGGGTGTAATGGATAAGAACGCCTATTAA
- the gatC gene encoding Asp-tRNA(Asn)/Glu-tRNA(Gln) amidotransferase subunit GatC has product MNLNEESLQKIAELSRLKIDPKDIQNFLTDFNKVLNYVDTITELNVSSVSDEDLYPNEGNSLRADKTVEGLNRSQIESFAPSFQNGYFVVPKVIET; this is encoded by the coding sequence GTGAACCTAAACGAAGAATCCCTTCAAAAAATCGCAGAGTTATCTAGGCTCAAAATTGATCCTAAGGATATCCAAAACTTCCTTACGGATTTTAATAAAGTGCTGAATTATGTGGATACGATCACAGAGTTAAATGTGAGTTCCGTATCCGACGAGGACCTATATCCTAACGAAGGAAATTCACTTCGCGCGGACAAGACGGTAGAAGGTTTAAATCGTTCTCAGATAGAATCTTTCGCACCTAGCTTCCAAAATGGATACTTCGTAGTTCCAAAGGTGATCGAAACATGA